Proteins encoded together in one Xylanivirga thermophila window:
- a CDS encoding ATP-binding cassette domain-containing protein, whose amino-acid sequence MKKGLTKTEEILSFIYKRLKKISYYNGLRKAVNIPIDLLTASILSQIVKYAIAGNTGHVINQSIILLSIVIAVSLINILIEIVYEQALSIALHDCKMHIYKSFLSNPLNILFRSDNGKTLEYLSDDFEKLTNVPVSLRPNLWSGVLITISYFIFLSIKSFWIGFTLLLLAFLQVFPPLIVRKYMQINYDKARDIEAKLTNETVAGYEGLSTIKVFDLKKWYLKRIERLHKQLLNTGNRSELTVAAQMAMESFLQNILKYGMYGAIGLFIVFNVATLDVGVEAIALSGGMYSAMNTVFNCIPGFSLAKTAKERISELFAEGLRASGKITDSSIRLTDVSFKYNDVPVLNGISIIIPENTIALIKGLNGAGKTTLLNLISGLEEEQSGSIQIGGCAPRNIAHNNWGKHIFYLSQNDPMLQIKPIELVEMIDGININSCVTCFREFGLSDKLINESRITELSSGERRKVFLSLAFTLDPFIVILDEPSNSLDETAKGILCNKINNRKKTTIIVSHDKIFDAIADSIYRMEGGLMANDSIEKRNKK is encoded by the coding sequence ATGAAAAAAGGCTTGACCAAAACAGAAGAGATTTTATCATTTATATATAAGCGCTTAAAGAAAATATCCTATTATAATGGATTGAGAAAGGCGGTAAATATACCTATTGACTTACTTACTGCTTCTATTCTGTCCCAAATAGTTAAATATGCCATTGCGGGGAATACCGGACATGTTATAAATCAATCTATTATTCTGCTTTCTATTGTTATAGCTGTAAGCTTAATAAATATTCTTATAGAAATCGTATATGAGCAAGCATTATCCATCGCTCTGCATGATTGTAAAATGCATATTTATAAAAGTTTTTTATCCAATCCGCTGAATATCCTTTTTCGTTCAGATAATGGGAAGACATTGGAGTATCTTTCTGATGATTTTGAAAAACTCACAAATGTTCCTGTTTCTTTGCGCCCAAATCTATGGTCCGGTGTACTTATAACGATTTCGTATTTTATATTTCTTAGTATAAAAAGTTTTTGGATTGGATTTACCTTATTACTACTTGCCTTTCTGCAAGTTTTTCCACCGTTGATCGTTCGAAAATATATGCAGATAAATTATGATAAAGCCAGAGATATTGAGGCAAAACTAACAAACGAAACTGTAGCGGGCTACGAAGGATTATCCACAATTAAAGTTTTTGACCTTAAAAAATGGTACTTGAAACGTATAGAACGATTACATAAACAATTACTCAATACTGGGAATCGTTCTGAATTGACTGTAGCAGCGCAAATGGCAATGGAATCTTTTTTGCAGAATATCCTTAAATATGGTATGTATGGCGCAATAGGTTTATTTATCGTATTTAATGTAGCGACGCTTGACGTGGGGGTTGAAGCAATCGCTCTTTCTGGTGGTATGTATTCTGCAATGAACACGGTGTTTAATTGTATTCCAGGTTTTTCACTTGCTAAAACAGCAAAGGAGCGGATCAGTGAATTGTTCGCCGAGGGGTTGCGGGCAAGTGGTAAAATTACAGATAGTAGCATTAGACTGACAGATGTTTCTTTCAAATATAACGATGTCCCTGTACTGAATGGCATTAGTATTATTATTCCCGAGAATACCATTGCATTGATAAAAGGGTTGAATGGTGCCGGGAAAACCACTCTGTTAAATCTTATTTCCGGTTTAGAGGAAGAACAGTCCGGAAGTATCCAAATAGGAGGATGCGCCCCTCGAAACATTGCGCATAATAATTGGGGAAAACATATTTTTTATCTTTCACAGAATGATCCAATGTTACAAATAAAACCAATAGAGCTTGTAGAAATGATAGACGGGATAAATATAAATTCTTGTGTCACATGTTTCCGTGAATTTGGTCTATCGGATAAACTTATTAACGAATCAAGAATTACAGAGTTATCTAGTGGGGAGCGCAGAAAAGTCTTTTTATCGTTAGCTTTTACCTTAGACCCTTTCATTGTGATTCTGGATGAGCCGAGCAATTCTTTAGACGAAACTGCAAAAGGGATATTATGCAATAAGATTAATAATAGAAAAAAGACTACTATTATAGTGTCACATGATAAAATCTTCGATGCAATTGCGGACAGCATTTATAGGATGGAAGGAGGTTTGATGGCAAATGACAGCATTGAAAAGAGAAATAAGAAATGA
- a CDS encoding OsmC family protein, which yields MPTAKFKVKSKSESPTKTVVKARNFELVIDEPKNLGGTDAGPNPVEYILAALSGCMNVVGHLIAKEMGFELRGIEFELEGDLDPAKFSGQDTDSRAGYQEIRVYVKPDTDADQTKLERWLQAIEQRCPVSDNLSNPTPVKISLK from the coding sequence TTGCCTACTGCAAAATTTAAAGTTAAATCTAAAAGTGAAAGTCCTACTAAAACGGTGGTAAAGGCCAGAAATTTTGAATTGGTGATAGATGAACCTAAGAATTTAGGTGGTACAGATGCGGGACCTAATCCAGTAGAGTATATATTAGCAGCCCTTTCAGGATGTATGAATGTGGTAGGTCATTTAATAGCTAAGGAGATGGGTTTTGAACTTAGAGGTATAGAATTTGAATTGGAAGGGGATTTAGATCCTGCTAAGTTTTCCGGGCAAGATACCGATAGCAGGGCAGGGTATCAGGAAATACGGGTATATGTAAAACCTGATACAGATGCGGATCAGACTAAACTGGAAAGATGGTTGCAAGCAATAGAGCAGAGATGTCCTGTAAGTGATAATCTATCCAATCCTACGCCTGTTAAGATATCACTTAAATAG
- the loaP gene encoding antiterminator LoaP, translated as MYCYVLFTCTGREEKVKKILEKRLDNKVFMPFIPMSEAIFRRSGQTKKELRPIFPSYVFIESELSSIEVIQKTRHIIYASKDIISFLQYDDTGDIAMKDHERNMLLRLCNDDRCIESSSGIIVGTRVYINEGPLIGLESIIKKTNRHKRRATIELEFMGEIRQVSVPLEILKKV; from the coding sequence ATGTATTGTTATGTACTCTTTACATGCACGGGACGTGAAGAAAAAGTTAAGAAAATCTTAGAGAAACGATTAGATAACAAAGTGTTTATGCCTTTCATACCGATGTCAGAGGCCATATTTAGACGTTCTGGACAGACAAAAAAAGAGCTTAGGCCAATATTTCCTAGTTATGTATTTATAGAATCAGAACTATCAAGCATAGAAGTTATACAAAAGACAAGACATATTATTTATGCTTCAAAGGATATTATTAGTTTTTTGCAGTACGACGATACAGGTGATATTGCAATGAAGGATCATGAAAGAAATATGTTGCTAAGATTATGTAATGATGATAGATGTATTGAATCATCAAGTGGGATTATTGTAGGAACCCGTGTATATATAAACGAAGGTCCTCTAATAGGATTAGAGAGCATTATAAAGAAAACAAATAGGCATAAAAGACGAGCAACTATAGAATTAGAATTTATGGGAGAGATAAGGCAAGTTAGTGTGCCGCTGGAAATTCTGAAGAAGGTTTAA
- a CDS encoding HAD-IIA family hydrolase: MEQLHNIKCFVLDMDGTFYLGNRIIDGSLDFTDTLESQGKDYIFLTNNSSHNGEYYIQKLAKMGCYVGKNQVFTSGEATAIYLNREYNGKKVFVLGTEYLEKELMGYDIQLVGEDPELVVVGFDTTLTYEKMVKTCDFIRKGVPYIATHPDFNCPTEDGMIPDCGAILAFIEASTDIKPEKIIGKPNGEIVDSLLEKLKLKKDQVAIVGDRLYTDIATGINHGILSILVLSGETSMEDVEKSNIKPDLIFNSLQDIAHALVKAHR, encoded by the coding sequence GTGGAGCAATTACATAATATAAAATGTTTTGTATTGGATATGGATGGTACTTTTTACTTGGGAAATAGGATAATAGATGGCTCTCTAGACTTTACAGATACTTTGGAGTCCCAAGGGAAGGACTATATTTTCCTTACCAATAATTCTTCACATAATGGAGAGTATTATATACAAAAGTTAGCCAAAATGGGTTGTTATGTGGGAAAAAATCAGGTATTTACCTCTGGAGAGGCCACTGCCATATATCTAAATCGTGAATACAATGGTAAAAAGGTATTTGTACTTGGTACGGAATATTTAGAAAAAGAGCTTATGGGGTATGATATACAGCTGGTGGGAGAAGATCCTGAGTTGGTAGTTGTGGGTTTTGATACTACACTTACCTATGAAAAAATGGTTAAGACATGTGATTTTATAAGAAAAGGAGTGCCATATATTGCGACTCATCCTGATTTTAATTGTCCTACTGAGGATGGAATGATACCTGATTGTGGTGCAATATTGGCTTTTATAGAGGCATCCACCGATATAAAACCTGAAAAAATAATAGGAAAGCCAAATGGAGAAATAGTAGATAGTTTGCTGGAAAAGTTAAAATTAAAGAAAGATCAGGTGGCTATAGTAGGAGATCGGCTTTATACCGATATAGCAACTGGCATAAATCATGGTATTTTATCCATATTGGTATTGTCTGGGGAAACATCTATGGAGGATGTAGAAAAATCAAATATAAAACCTGACCTTATATTTAATTCATTGCAGGATATAGCCCATGCATTAGTCAAAGCCCACCGATAA
- a CDS encoding ATP-binding cassette domain-containing protein, whose product MTALKREIRNDCRKAMFLPMLLTVVREGISGILSVYIASILARFADAVLAMNITFVLQNIWILVACIGVSVIIIPLFLYINNVITLKGALFHDKLVIGRFLDKIYSKAMAIERGDAQYRLEYDPNDYRHGWMQIVSKMIVTPITFIVLTYFAFGINWLFAVCTFLISIMRLCIPLAVRKWNAKYDRETREYNTSMRANEVEITSKPHAIIMLGLEEPLIKSIDHLYENFFLTTAQKRIKYQSIANGISLSVNTLTTLLVLLLGVVMVSRDLISAGSVAAMVGYFSIYNSLFSSIGYIIRERPILNNLCERMQILYEESEPNNAETINEFSSISADNIAFRHDDKLIFENLSFTVCYGEKVAICGANGSGKSTLIKLLCGFSPEYNGNILINGKTELSDMSLYNWRHQLALVPQEPCLFDGTVLENLIFDNRENTGVALDLLEKMGASHLAEREISFQHDELSGGEKQKISIIRAILKDCPILLLDESSNHLDTQSKEWLSDFICRTDRTVISISHENEFLRTMEKKILLK is encoded by the coding sequence ATGACAGCATTGAAAAGAGAAATAAGAAATGATTGCAGAAAGGCTATGTTTTTGCCGATGTTGCTCACTGTAGTTCGAGAAGGAATATCAGGAATATTGTCTGTGTATATAGCGAGTATTTTAGCTCGATTTGCTGATGCGGTTTTAGCGATGAATATAACGTTTGTCCTTCAGAATATATGGATATTGGTTGCTTGCATAGGAGTTTCTGTTATTATAATACCCCTGTTTTTGTATATAAACAATGTAATTACTTTAAAAGGCGCCCTTTTTCATGACAAGCTAGTAATTGGACGCTTTTTAGACAAGATATATTCCAAAGCCATGGCTATAGAAAGGGGAGATGCGCAATATCGCCTAGAATACGATCCTAATGACTATCGACATGGATGGATGCAGATAGTATCCAAAATGATTGTAACCCCGATTACGTTTATTGTTCTTACGTATTTTGCATTCGGAATAAATTGGCTGTTTGCAGTTTGTACATTTCTTATCTCTATAATGAGATTATGCATTCCTCTAGCCGTAAGAAAATGGAATGCAAAATATGATAGGGAAACGAGGGAATATAATACATCTATGCGAGCTAACGAGGTGGAGATTACATCTAAACCGCATGCCATTATTATGCTTGGTTTAGAAGAGCCTTTAATTAAATCTATTGATCATTTGTATGAGAACTTCTTTTTGACAACTGCGCAGAAAAGAATAAAATATCAATCAATTGCAAATGGAATTTCTCTTTCAGTAAATACATTAACAACCCTCTTGGTGTTGCTACTTGGGGTGGTAATGGTTTCGAGAGATTTGATCAGCGCAGGTTCTGTCGCGGCAATGGTAGGATATTTTTCAATATATAATTCGCTTTTTTCTTCCATTGGATATATTATACGTGAGCGCCCTATCCTAAACAACTTATGTGAACGGATGCAAATCTTATATGAGGAATCCGAACCGAACAATGCGGAAACGATAAACGAATTCTCTAGCATATCCGCAGATAACATTGCTTTTCGTCATGATGATAAATTGATTTTTGAAAATTTATCTTTCACCGTATGCTATGGAGAAAAAGTAGCTATATGCGGCGCAAATGGCAGCGGAAAGTCAACACTGATAAAACTGTTATGTGGCTTTTCGCCTGAGTATAATGGAAATATTCTTATTAATGGCAAAACAGAGCTGTCTGATATGTCATTGTATAATTGGCGGCATCAATTGGCGCTGGTTCCACAGGAACCGTGTCTCTTTGACGGTACTGTACTTGAAAATTTGATTTTTGACAATAGAGAGAACACAGGGGTTGCGCTTGACCTGTTGGAAAAGATGGGTGCTTCTCATTTAGCGGAAAGAGAAATATCTTTTCAGCATGACGAACTTTCGGGCGGCGAAAAACAGAAAATCTCTATTATAAGAGCCATACTAAAGGATTGTCCCATATTGTTATTGGATGAATCAAGTAATCACTTAGACACACAGTCAAAAGAATGGTTGTCTGACTTTATTTGCAGAACGGATAGAACAGTTATCTCCATTTCGCATGAAAACGAATTTTTGAGGACAATGGAAAAGAAAATATTATTAAAATAA
- the thiT gene encoding energy-coupled thiamine transporter ThiT codes for MTNAQNTTGKKVNTHMLVEGGVMIALAQILSYIKLFEAPYGGSVTAGSMVPIIIFAIRWGAKDGLMAGVIYGILQFLLGPKWSFHPVSIICDYPLAYGFLALAGLFGNKTNKIYLGTFLGILGRFVSHVISGVVVFKSTLPEGHHPLIGSMLYNGAYLLPEFLISVAILFALSKFKDDLFVPKN; via the coding sequence TTGACAAATGCACAAAATACAACTGGGAAAAAAGTAAACACCCATATGTTGGTAGAAGGAGGGGTAATGATTGCTCTGGCGCAAATACTTAGCTATATAAAGCTTTTTGAAGCACCCTATGGTGGATCTGTAACTGCAGGCTCTATGGTACCTATTATTATATTTGCAATTCGCTGGGGTGCAAAGGATGGATTGATGGCGGGAGTTATTTATGGTATATTACAATTTTTACTAGGGCCAAAGTGGTCATTTCATCCCGTTTCCATTATATGCGACTACCCCCTTGCCTATGGGTTCTTAGCCCTTGCGGGATTGTTTGGCAATAAAACCAACAAAATATACTTGGGAACATTTTTAGGCATTTTAGGTCGCTTTGTATCCCATGTAATATCGGGAGTAGTAGTATTTAAATCTACATTGCCAGAAGGTCATCACCCTCTAATTGGTTCCATGCTATACAATGGTGCCTATCTACTGCCTGAGTTCTTAATATCCGTTGCCATATTATTTGCCCTATCAAAATTTAAAGATGATCTATTTGTACCTAAAAATTAA